One genomic window of Candidatus Neptunochlamydia vexilliferae includes the following:
- a CDS encoding patatin-like phospholipase family protein produces the protein MGYVLFILTLFCVGCTSLKLSQAKPEPIPQFQGVKKPVKVALVLGGGGSKGIAHIGVLQELEQAGIHPDLIIGCSSGAIIGSLYADHPSVVRLEELLIDLKRSDLMDISFSRFGLTKGTMLETFLEKHLEAFQFHQLKIPFIAVAADLATGELIELGRGPIIPAIHASSAAPGVFNPVYYLGRYLVDGGVVNPIPVNIAKKYGAEVVIAVDIGEELTKKDPSNLFAIAERSLYIGLVHLFAL, from the coding sequence ATGGGATATGTCTTATTTATTTTAACCCTCTTTTGCGTTGGGTGTACATCGCTCAAGCTCTCCCAGGCAAAGCCTGAACCCATTCCCCAATTTCAAGGGGTCAAAAAGCCGGTCAAAGTGGCTCTTGTTCTTGGAGGAGGCGGTTCGAAGGGGATCGCCCATATTGGGGTGCTGCAGGAGCTAGAGCAAGCTGGGATCCACCCCGATCTGATCATTGGTTGCAGCTCCGGAGCAATCATTGGCTCCCTCTATGCCGACCACCCTAGCGTTGTCCGTCTTGAAGAACTTCTTATTGACCTAAAGCGCTCAGACCTTATGGATATTTCCTTTTCCCGCTTCGGGCTGACCAAAGGAACCATGCTGGAAACATTCCTTGAAAAACATTTAGAAGCCTTTCAATTTCATCAGCTGAAAATTCCCTTTATTGCCGTTGCAGCCGATCTTGCAACAGGTGAGCTTATTGAGCTCGGAAGAGGGCCGATTATTCCTGCTATCCATGCCTCTTCAGCGGCTCCGGGAGTATTTAATCCTGTCTACTATCTTGGCCGTTACCTCGTTGATGGAGGAGTGGTCAACCCGATCCCTGTCAATATTGCTAAAAAATATGGCGCTGAAGTTGTCATTGCTGTCGACATTGGGGAGGAACTCACCAAAAAAGACCCTTCCAACCTTTTTGCAATTGCCGAGAGAAGCCTCTACATCGGCCTTGTTCACCTTTTCGCATTGTGA
- a CDS encoding ATP-dependent RecD-like DNA helicase has protein sequence MDQLNGFIDTIVFASEETGFTVARLKAPKHQEPITVVGTMPGVNPGETLHCQGVWKHHAKHGRQFEVQQYELTAPVDVIGIQKYLESGMVKGVGPVYAKRIVDTFGVKTLEVIDKETHRLAEVEGLGAKRVEKIAQCWSEQKSVRNVMIFLQSHRVRPSFAQKIFKRYGEESIDTVKNNPYTLAREIRGVGFKTADELAQNLGIAKDSPIRIKAGIEYVLWELSSSGHVCYPKESFIPEAEAILEIEGPLIAEQLTALELEGHIMQEKLKGEDYIWVRPLYNAEWGVTRELKRLQEAPCKIRPVLVEKAVGWAEEKHRIRFAKEQKVAIAKSLEEKIHIITGGPGTGKSTITRAILSITSKVTDKITLAAPTGRAAKRMTEITGKKAFTIHSLLEFDFHEGGFKRNRDNPLSARLLIIDEASMIDTLLMYNLLKAIPDDTRVIFIGDIDQLPSVGPGNVLKDMIFSETLPVTRLKWIFRQGKGSRIVANAHRINAGYFPETEHEKGSDFIFFDAESPEEILAKIIDLIEHHIPEKFPFNPIDDIQVLSPMKRGVIGTDNLNHALQQRLNPQSLHLTRMGRHFNLHDKVMQTRNNYDKKVFNGDVGRITSIDLEAQELTVNFDGKEVIYDFYDIDELMLAYAVSIHKYQGSECPCVIIPVHTSHFKLLFRNLLYTGITRGKKLVVLLGTKKALAIAVKTDNVKTRHTGLQHFLSRETATV, from the coding sequence ATGGATCAGTTGAACGGCTTTATCGACACCATCGTCTTTGCAAGTGAAGAAACGGGGTTTACCGTTGCCCGTTTAAAAGCGCCCAAGCACCAGGAGCCTATCACAGTGGTGGGAACGATGCCAGGAGTCAATCCTGGAGAAACCCTCCATTGCCAAGGGGTGTGGAAGCACCATGCAAAGCATGGGCGGCAGTTTGAGGTGCAGCAGTATGAACTCACCGCTCCTGTCGATGTGATTGGCATCCAAAAATATCTGGAATCGGGAATGGTCAAGGGGGTAGGCCCCGTCTATGCCAAGCGGATCGTCGATACCTTCGGCGTTAAAACCCTTGAAGTGATCGATAAAGAGACCCACCGCCTCGCCGAGGTGGAGGGTCTCGGCGCCAAGCGGGTGGAGAAGATTGCCCAGTGTTGGAGCGAACAAAAATCGGTCCGCAATGTGATGATCTTTTTACAATCGCACCGGGTCCGTCCCTCCTTTGCCCAAAAGATTTTTAAGCGCTACGGCGAAGAAAGTATCGATACAGTTAAAAACAACCCCTACACCCTTGCCAGAGAGATCCGTGGAGTCGGCTTTAAAACGGCCGATGAGCTTGCCCAAAATCTCGGAATTGCCAAAGACTCCCCCATCCGGATCAAGGCGGGGATCGAATATGTCCTCTGGGAGCTGAGTAGCAGCGGCCATGTCTGCTACCCCAAAGAGAGCTTTATCCCAGAAGCAGAGGCGATCCTTGAAATAGAAGGACCTCTGATCGCCGAGCAGCTCACCGCCCTTGAGCTGGAAGGGCACATCATGCAAGAAAAGCTCAAGGGTGAGGACTACATTTGGGTCCGCCCCCTCTACAATGCCGAATGGGGGGTCACCCGCGAGCTCAAAAGACTCCAAGAAGCTCCTTGCAAAATCCGCCCCGTCCTTGTTGAAAAGGCGGTCGGGTGGGCAGAGGAAAAACACCGGATCCGCTTTGCTAAAGAGCAAAAGGTGGCCATTGCCAAAAGCCTAGAGGAAAAAATCCATATCATCACTGGAGGGCCAGGAACAGGGAAGAGCACCATTACCCGCGCCATCCTTTCCATCACCTCGAAGGTGACCGACAAGATTACCCTCGCCGCCCCCACAGGACGGGCTGCAAAGCGGATGACCGAGATCACCGGAAAAAAAGCCTTTACGATCCATAGCTTGCTGGAGTTTGATTTTCACGAAGGGGGCTTTAAGCGGAATCGAGACAACCCCCTCTCTGCCCGCCTCCTCATCATCGACGAAGCCAGTATGATCGATACCCTCCTGATGTACAATCTGCTCAAGGCTATTCCCGACGATACCCGGGTCATTTTTATTGGAGATATCGACCAGCTTCCCAGTGTGGGTCCAGGCAACGTTTTAAAAGATATGATCTTTTCCGAGACCCTTCCTGTCACCCGCCTTAAGTGGATCTTCCGTCAAGGAAAGGGGTCCCGCATCGTCGCCAATGCCCACCGGATCAATGCTGGCTACTTCCCCGAAACCGAGCACGAAAAAGGGAGCGACTTTATCTTCTTCGATGCCGAGTCCCCCGAAGAGATTTTGGCAAAAATCATCGACCTGATCGAGCACCACATCCCCGAAAAATTCCCCTTCAATCCGATCGATGATATCCAGGTCCTCTCCCCCATGAAGCGGGGGGTAATCGGGACCGATAACCTCAACCATGCCCTTCAACAGCGCCTCAACCCCCAATCGCTCCACCTGACCCGGATGGGACGCCACTTTAATCTCCATGATAAGGTGATGCAAACCCGGAATAACTATGATAAAAAAGTCTTTAATGGAGATGTGGGGCGAATTACTTCCATCGATCTAGAAGCTCAGGAGCTCACCGTTAACTTCGATGGGAAAGAGGTCATCTATGACTTTTATGACATCGACGAACTGATGCTTGCCTATGCCGTCTCGATCCACAAATATCAAGGGAGCGAGTGCCCCTGCGTGATCATCCCGGTCCACACCTCTCACTTTAAGCTCCTGTTCCGCAACCTTCTCTACACCGGGATCACCCGAGGGAAAAAACTCGTCGTCCTCCTGGGAACCAAAAAAGCCTTGGCGATTGCGGTCAAAACCGACAACGTGAAGACGCGCCACACAGGTCTTCAACATTTTCTTTCAAGAGAAACAGCCACTGTCTAA
- a CDS encoding RNA-binding domain-containing protein, whose protein sequence is MKLFFQERESKVIEFKSTVQRFEAIIKTSVAFANGIGGKIIIGVDDQTREILGITDNLRDKIYDDFPNSLYDSTSPNLIPQIYEQRIGNKEVLIIEIPPALKKPCFLRSKGIPKGVYIRIGSSTRSANPEYISELMRENRRLSFDEQVVQEDLKVLSDSLLKDYYKKKSKEALLEDKVIGRSCGNAEVFYPTVAGILLFSENPNKYLPEAHVICTRFSGKNGREIIQTEEISGSIAKQIEVSFNLVSSWIKRNYVLEGARMKAHSLVPAPALREAITNAVVHRKYTIHGATKIALYDDHLEIFSPGNFPGHVNINNLGEGITHLRNPILGRMAHKMGIIEKLGSGIKLIFDSCRASKIVPPTFSEDGDYVKVKFEFKIVKNRGKPDEEILMDLFKVKLTLTIHEMIDHLGLSKNTTFKVLHCLIDQGLVKRIGKGKNTRYSLR, encoded by the coding sequence ATGAAGCTATTTTTTCAGGAGAGAGAATCAAAAGTTATTGAATTCAAATCAACAGTGCAGCGATTTGAAGCGATTATTAAAACATCTGTGGCATTTGCCAATGGAATTGGAGGTAAAATTATTATTGGTGTTGATGACCAGACTAGAGAAATTCTAGGGATCACCGATAATCTCAGGGATAAAATATACGATGATTTTCCTAATAGCCTTTACGATTCAACCAGCCCAAACCTAATTCCACAGATTTATGAACAACGAATTGGGAACAAGGAGGTATTGATCATTGAAATACCCCCTGCTTTAAAAAAACCATGTTTTTTGCGTAGCAAAGGGATCCCAAAAGGTGTTTATATACGTATTGGCTCGTCAACTCGCTCCGCTAATCCAGAGTATATTTCAGAGTTAATGAGAGAAAATCGACGTCTCTCATTTGATGAGCAGGTAGTTCAAGAAGATTTGAAAGTTTTATCAGATTCATTATTAAAAGACTATTATAAGAAGAAATCTAAAGAAGCCCTTTTAGAAGATAAAGTAATTGGAAGATCTTGTGGCAATGCCGAAGTTTTCTATCCAACTGTTGCAGGAATATTACTTTTTTCTGAGAACCCCAATAAATACTTACCTGAAGCACATGTAATTTGCACCCGTTTTTCAGGGAAAAACGGAAGAGAGATTATACAAACTGAAGAAATCTCCGGCTCCATAGCAAAGCAAATTGAAGTAAGCTTTAATTTAGTTAGCAGTTGGATAAAACGAAACTATGTTCTTGAAGGTGCCAGAATGAAAGCGCATTCATTAGTTCCAGCGCCAGCTCTTAGAGAAGCTATAACAAATGCTGTTGTACATCGGAAATATACTATCCATGGGGCAACAAAAATTGCTCTTTATGATGATCATTTAGAAATTTTTAGTCCTGGCAATTTTCCAGGACATGTCAATATCAATAACTTAGGTGAAGGAATAACACATTTAAGAAATCCGATCCTCGGCAGAATGGCTCATAAGATGGGGATTATTGAAAAGTTAGGTTCAGGGATTAAGTTGATTTTTGATAGCTGCCGTGCTTCAAAAATTGTTCCACCAACTTTTTCTGAAGACGGGGATTACGTCAAGGTGAAATTTGAATTTAAGATCGTAAAAAATAGGGGAAAGCCTGACGAAGAAATATTGATGGATTTGTTCAAAGTAAAGTTAACCCTTACTATTCATGAGATGATTGATCACTTAGGTCTTTCCAAAAATACGACCTTTAAAGTTTTACATTGCTTGATCGATCAAGGATTGGTCAAGCGTATCGGTAAAGGAAAAAACACTCGATACAGTTTAAGATAA
- a CDS encoding Fic family protein: MPWNWELPDWPQFSFDSDAIREAEKEFLLNIGSASGFLKSLGEEDCNRFIVEILSLEGLESSRIEGEILDRASLQSSIKHHFGLDGKKIKDGYKEARVAELLVNVYETFEAPLTHEMLWKWHGTLFDGKTLIHDLGKYRTHSAPMQIISARNWVPKVFFEAPPSAQVFDEMEAFIDWFNHSRETESILGRAAVAHIYFESIHPFEDGNGRIGRLLIEKVFSQGVGRSVLIAISKVFERGRKDYYLELGKCNESLEVQDWVEFFSKSALLAQKESVDLLYFLIEKAKMLIALSEKINARQEKVLLRMFAEGPMGFKGGLSAENYIAITQVSRATATRDLADLVQKGALVKTGELRHTRYFLNISPRD; the protein is encoded by the coding sequence ATGCCTTGGAACTGGGAATTGCCTGACTGGCCCCAATTCTCTTTTGATTCTGATGCTATACGGGAAGCTGAGAAGGAATTTCTTTTAAATATCGGTAGCGCCTCAGGTTTTTTGAAAAGCCTTGGAGAAGAAGATTGTAATCGATTTATCGTTGAGATTTTGAGTTTAGAAGGATTAGAAAGCTCTCGAATTGAAGGGGAAATTCTTGATCGAGCGAGTTTGCAATCGTCGATTAAGCACCATTTCGGATTAGATGGTAAGAAAATAAAAGATGGGTATAAGGAGGCTCGAGTGGCAGAGCTTTTAGTTAATGTTTATGAGACGTTTGAGGCTCCACTGACCCATGAGATGCTTTGGAAGTGGCATGGGACGCTATTTGATGGGAAAACTTTGATTCATGACCTGGGAAAATATCGGACCCATAGTGCGCCCATGCAAATTATTTCTGCTCGTAATTGGGTTCCCAAGGTTTTTTTCGAAGCGCCCCCTTCAGCTCAAGTTTTTGATGAAATGGAAGCCTTTATTGATTGGTTTAATCATTCTCGAGAAACAGAATCGATTTTAGGGAGAGCTGCGGTTGCTCATATTTATTTTGAAAGTATTCACCCATTTGAAGATGGTAACGGAAGGATTGGACGTCTTCTCATTGAAAAGGTGTTTTCTCAAGGAGTCGGGCGATCTGTCTTAATTGCAATTTCTAAAGTTTTTGAAAGGGGAAGAAAAGACTATTATCTTGAGCTAGGGAAATGTAATGAAAGCTTAGAGGTGCAAGATTGGGTAGAGTTCTTTTCTAAGTCGGCTTTATTGGCACAAAAAGAATCGGTCGATCTTCTTTATTTTCTTATTGAAAAGGCTAAGATGCTCATAGCCCTTTCAGAGAAAATCAATGCACGACAAGAAAAGGTTCTTTTAAGGATGTTTGCAGAAGGCCCCATGGGCTTTAAAGGGGGACTGAGCGCTGAAAACTATATTGCAATTACTCAAGTCTCTAGAGCTACTGCTACACGGGATTTAGCTGATTTGGTTCAGAAAGGAGCTTTAGTAAAAACTGGGGAACTTCGCCATACCCGGTACTTTCTGAATATTTCGCCTCGGGATTAA
- a CDS encoding LicD family protein yields MTIIDAFPKICKVFPGVTAALIHFGMSLVGYYHIFCESPWINTSFEEARGLEKMANVFLMPAHYLCEGRTVSYDGEEFRVKQRFQYETGKKIYSPIALTFFTPGLILGAACKKVALLSPEVAFRHKMLKKELRSKKISSKNDYYCSIGIPINDWREGEKLISQGYKRRPGDENVLLPDKEALKEIVTLLTEANIPFWIDCGTCIGTFRYEGILPWDNDIDIAVLIDDFQNVRHALRRLNRKKYVAQDWSDRGRAETYIRVYIKESRNHIDIYHNDIDIENKTVQYIVAHENSPFMANDWKERERRQTSPIPFDVVFPLKRGNFDGIAVPVPNQTARFIQAKYGPNINPPWIYNEETGSYEKDLSHPYWETPLAH; encoded by the coding sequence ATGACGATTATCGATGCCTTTCCAAAGATCTGTAAGGTCTTCCCTGGAGTAACTGCCGCTTTGATCCACTTTGGGATGTCCCTCGTCGGTTATTACCACATTTTCTGTGAAAGTCCTTGGATCAATACCTCCTTTGAAGAGGCGCGGGGACTGGAAAAAATGGCAAACGTTTTCCTGATGCCTGCCCACTACCTTTGTGAAGGAAGAACGGTCTCCTATGATGGGGAGGAATTTAGGGTCAAGCAACGGTTTCAGTATGAGACAGGGAAGAAAATTTATTCTCCGATCGCCCTCACCTTTTTTACCCCTGGGCTTATCTTGGGTGCAGCCTGTAAAAAGGTCGCCCTTTTATCCCCTGAAGTGGCCTTTCGCCATAAAATGCTTAAAAAAGAGCTTCGATCCAAAAAAATCTCCTCTAAAAACGACTATTACTGCTCAATTGGGATCCCGATTAATGACTGGAGAGAAGGAGAAAAACTGATTTCCCAAGGATATAAAAGGCGGCCCGGTGACGAAAATGTTCTCCTTCCTGACAAGGAGGCCCTTAAGGAAATCGTTACCCTTCTTACCGAAGCAAACATCCCCTTTTGGATCGACTGCGGCACTTGCATTGGCACCTTCCGCTATGAGGGGATCCTACCCTGGGACAATGACATTGACATTGCCGTCCTTATTGATGATTTTCAAAATGTGAGACATGCACTCAGGCGGCTCAATCGAAAAAAATATGTCGCGCAAGATTGGTCCGACCGCGGAAGAGCTGAGACCTACATTCGGGTCTATATCAAAGAAAGTCGGAACCATATCGACATCTACCACAACGATATCGACATCGAAAATAAAACGGTTCAATATATCGTTGCCCATGAAAATAGCCCCTTCATGGCAAACGATTGGAAAGAGCGGGAGCGCAGACAAACTTCACCGATCCCTTTCGACGTGGTTTTCCCCTTAAAGCGGGGGAACTTTGATGGGATTGCAGTACCAGTTCCCAACCAAACAGCCCGCTTTATTCAGGCCAAGTATGGCCCCAACATCAACCCTCCCTGGATCTATAATGAAGAGACGGGGTCCTATGAAAAAGACCTTTCCCACCCCTACTGGGAAACGCCTCTTGCTCATTAG
- a CDS encoding SDR family oxidoreductase: MELLKGQKALVTGSSSGIGKGVAIALAKAGADVMINYAGSKDKADAVAEEVSKFGGKVLVAKADVSNEEEVQAMFQLLIKEWGTVDILVNNAGLQQDSPFVDMTLEKWNKVIGINLTGQFLCAREAIREFLRRGVVKEVSCAAGKIICMSSVHEMIPWAGHANYAASKGGIMMLMKSMAQEHAPKKIRINSICPGAIRTPINKEAWETPEALNELMNVVPYKRIGEIEDIGNAAVWLASDLSDYINGTSLFVDGGMTLFPGFTTNG; encoded by the coding sequence ATGGAGTTGCTCAAAGGTCAAAAAGCATTAGTCACAGGATCTAGCTCAGGGATTGGAAAGGGGGTGGCGATCGCTCTTGCCAAAGCGGGAGCCGATGTGATGATCAACTACGCAGGGTCGAAAGATAAAGCAGATGCTGTTGCTGAAGAGGTCTCGAAGTTTGGAGGAAAGGTTCTTGTTGCAAAGGCAGATGTTTCCAATGAAGAAGAGGTGCAGGCGATGTTTCAGCTTCTCATCAAAGAGTGGGGGACGGTCGATATCCTGGTCAACAATGCAGGCCTTCAGCAAGACTCTCCCTTTGTCGATATGACCCTTGAAAAATGGAACAAGGTGATCGGGATTAATCTCACGGGGCAATTTCTTTGCGCCCGAGAAGCGATCCGCGAATTTTTACGTCGCGGCGTTGTCAAAGAGGTCTCGTGCGCCGCGGGAAAGATCATCTGTATGAGCTCGGTTCATGAGATGATTCCTTGGGCTGGGCATGCTAACTATGCCGCCTCCAAGGGGGGAATTATGATGCTGATGAAAAGTATGGCTCAAGAGCATGCTCCCAAAAAGATCCGGATCAATAGTATCTGTCCTGGGGCGATCCGAACTCCCATCAATAAAGAGGCCTGGGAGACCCCTGAAGCACTCAACGAGCTCATGAATGTCGTTCCCTACAAGCGGATCGGAGAGATCGAAGATATCGGCAATGCCGCAGTGTGGCTTGCTTCAGACCTTTCTGATTATATCAATGGGACGAGTCTTTTTGTCGATGGGGGGATGACCCTTTTCCCGGGCTTTACCACAAATGGTTAG
- a CDS encoding peptide MFS transporter, whose protein sequence is MSLNQQQKRGTRTLFFIQIFSTLSFSVLYSTLVLYATKGLSLSASTAIAITGSFVAFNFFLHLLGGYIGGRFLSYRLLFATGMIIQTLGCFVLALMSLESLYWGLAIFLTGCGLNVTCINCMVTQLFEPHDKNRETAFLWNYSGMNIGFLIGFTLSGLLQLHQNYPLLFVFAAGSNLVTFLIALAGWSVLKDVGTHLSYAAKSKKFRLGLIGMGFIIALAFALRWLLNHSHFSNEFILIAGALMLLVICGITFQERVKEARKKLWAFMVLALASLIFWTLYQMTPMGLTLFILHNVDRHILGFEVPPQWFMNINTIIIIIGGPLLAHISKKLRAKGHIIRIPVQFALALILIGIGFAILPLGIHFATAKGISSFSWVAVSYIFQSVGEILISPIGFAMIGQLVPSKLQGVMMGTWLMIVGVAATLANHFSQMSFKQKELLDPLQTNPSFSDTFNLLGWGACLAGVILFFLYPFLRKLIQEKGPPSL, encoded by the coding sequence ATGAGCTTGAACCAGCAGCAAAAGCGGGGGACACGGACCCTCTTTTTTATCCAAATCTTTTCCACCTTAAGCTTTAGCGTCCTCTACTCCACTCTTGTTCTCTATGCCACGAAGGGGCTAAGCTTAAGTGCCAGCACTGCGATTGCCATCACAGGCTCATTCGTTGCTTTTAACTTTTTCCTCCACCTTTTAGGGGGCTATATTGGGGGGCGCTTTTTAAGCTACCGCCTTTTGTTTGCCACAGGGATGATCATTCAAACCCTTGGGTGTTTCGTTTTAGCTTTGATGAGTCTAGAGTCTCTCTATTGGGGGCTGGCGATTTTTCTAACAGGGTGTGGCCTGAATGTCACCTGTATCAACTGTATGGTCACCCAACTTTTCGAGCCCCATGATAAAAATCGGGAGACCGCTTTTCTTTGGAACTACAGCGGGATGAATATCGGTTTTTTGATCGGGTTTACCCTCAGCGGGCTATTACAACTTCATCAAAATTACCCCCTCCTCTTTGTATTTGCAGCTGGGAGTAATCTAGTCACCTTCTTGATTGCTCTTGCGGGATGGAGTGTCCTTAAAGATGTTGGAACCCACCTCAGCTATGCGGCAAAAAGTAAAAAATTTCGACTCGGACTGATTGGAATGGGTTTCATTATTGCCCTTGCTTTTGCTCTCCGATGGCTCCTAAACCACTCCCACTTTAGCAACGAGTTTATCTTGATTGCAGGAGCCTTGATGCTCCTTGTGATCTGCGGCATCACTTTCCAAGAGCGGGTGAAAGAAGCGCGAAAAAAACTCTGGGCCTTTATGGTCCTAGCCCTTGCCTCTCTCATTTTTTGGACTCTCTACCAGATGACTCCAATGGGGCTGACCCTCTTTATCCTCCATAATGTCGACCGTCATATCTTAGGGTTTGAGGTTCCCCCTCAGTGGTTCATGAATATCAATACAATCATCATCATTATCGGAGGTCCCCTCCTTGCTCATATCTCTAAAAAGCTCCGCGCTAAAGGACATATCATCCGGATCCCTGTCCAATTCGCCTTGGCTCTAATTTTGATCGGGATAGGGTTTGCGATCCTCCCTCTCGGAATTCACTTTGCAACCGCTAAGGGAATTTCTTCTTTTTCCTGGGTGGCGGTGAGTTACATCTTTCAAAGCGTCGGAGAAATCCTCATCTCTCCCATTGGTTTTGCCATGATTGGACAGCTTGTCCCCTCAAAGCTCCAGGGAGTGATGATGGGGACTTGGCTCATGATCGTCGGGGTAGCGGCGACGCTTGCCAACCACTTCTCCCAGATGAGTTTCAAACAAAAAGAGCTTCTTGATCCTCTTCAAACAAATCCCTCCTTCTCTGATACCTTCAACCTCCTTGGCTGGGGTGCTTGCTTAGCAGGGGTGATCCTCTTTTTTCTCTACCCCTTTCTAAGGAAGTTGATTCAAGAAAAAGGACCCCCATCCTTATAA
- the groL gene encoding chaperonin GroEL (60 kDa chaperone family; promotes refolding of misfolded polypeptides especially under stressful conditions; forms two stacked rings of heptamers to form a barrel-shaped 14mer; ends can be capped by GroES; misfolded proteins enter the barrel where they are refolded when GroES binds), with product MAPKDIKFREDARGKIQKGVKALASAVKVTLGPKGRNVAIDKSFGAPHVTKDGVTVAKEIELEDKHENMGAQMVIEVASKTADKAGDGTTTATVLAEAIYSEGLRNVVAGSNPMELKRGIEEAVKTLTGELKKMSKKIEDRKEIAQVATISANNDAEIGETIAKAMERVGKDGTVTVEEGKGFETTLDVVEGMNFDRGYLSAYFVTNPETQEAVYENPFVLIYEKKISAMKDFLPVLQAVAESGRPLIIIAEDIEGEALATLVVNRLRAGLKVCAVKAPGFGDRRKAVLQDIAVLTGGQYISEDLGMKLENVTLDMLGTVKKVVVKKEDTTLVEGAGKKEEIEKQIALIKRQIEESTSDYDREKLEERLAKLSGGVGIIRVGAATEVEMKEKKDRVDDALQATKAAVEEGILPGGGSAFIHCIPILKKLSEGMSGCTKVGAEIIMKAITHPLRQIAENAGEEGSIVVQKVMGMKTNEGWNALTDEYGNLVEMGVIDPTKVTRLTIELAASIASLLLTTEAIITDEPKEEGAAAPAPAMPGGMGY from the coding sequence ATGGCACCTAAAGATATTAAGTTTAGAGAAGATGCAAGGGGCAAGATCCAAAAAGGGGTCAAAGCTTTAGCCTCTGCAGTAAAAGTTACCCTCGGCCCTAAAGGGCGCAACGTTGCGATTGATAAGTCGTTTGGCGCTCCTCATGTCACGAAAGATGGTGTAACCGTCGCTAAGGAGATCGAACTCGAAGATAAGCACGAGAACATGGGCGCTCAGATGGTCATCGAAGTGGCCAGCAAAACTGCCGACAAGGCAGGGGATGGAACTACGACAGCGACCGTCCTTGCTGAAGCGATCTACTCTGAGGGCTTGCGCAACGTCGTTGCCGGATCGAACCCGATGGAGCTCAAGCGTGGAATCGAAGAAGCGGTCAAAACCTTGACCGGCGAGCTCAAAAAAATGAGCAAAAAGATCGAAGATCGAAAAGAAATCGCTCAAGTCGCCACCATTTCTGCCAATAACGACGCTGAAATCGGTGAAACCATTGCAAAGGCAATGGAACGTGTGGGTAAAGATGGAACGGTGACCGTCGAAGAAGGAAAAGGGTTCGAAACAACGCTTGACGTCGTTGAAGGGATGAACTTCGACCGAGGTTACCTCTCCGCTTACTTCGTCACCAACCCAGAAACCCAAGAAGCGGTTTATGAAAACCCCTTTGTCCTCATCTACGAGAAAAAAATCTCTGCGATGAAAGACTTCCTTCCTGTCCTTCAAGCCGTTGCTGAAAGTGGCCGCCCACTGATCATCATCGCTGAAGATATCGAAGGAGAAGCCCTTGCAACACTCGTTGTTAATAGACTCCGCGCTGGCCTAAAGGTATGCGCTGTAAAAGCTCCTGGCTTCGGCGATCGTCGCAAAGCTGTCCTTCAAGACATCGCTGTTCTAACTGGTGGCCAGTACATCAGCGAAGACCTAGGGATGAAGCTTGAAAATGTGACCCTCGACATGCTGGGAACTGTCAAGAAAGTGGTCGTCAAAAAAGAGGACACCACCCTTGTTGAAGGAGCAGGAAAGAAAGAGGAGATCGAAAAACAGATCGCCCTTATTAAGCGGCAGATCGAAGAGAGCACCTCTGATTATGACCGGGAAAAGCTCGAAGAGCGCCTCGCAAAACTCTCTGGCGGCGTAGGAATCATCCGCGTCGGTGCTGCCACGGAAGTGGAGATGAAAGAGAAAAAAGACCGCGTTGATGATGCCCTTCAGGCAACAAAAGCCGCGGTTGAAGAGGGCATCCTCCCTGGTGGAGGAAGCGCCTTTATCCACTGTATCCCTATCCTGAAAAAACTTTCAGAAGGGATGTCAGGATGTACCAAAGTGGGCGCTGAAATCATCATGAAAGCGATCACCCATCCTTTACGCCAAATCGCTGAGAATGCGGGCGAAGAGGGTTCGATCGTCGTTCAAAAAGTGATGGGAATGAAAACCAATGAGGGATGGAATGCTCTAACTGATGAGTATGGCAACCTCGTTGAGATGGGAGTGATTGACCCGACAAAGGTCACCCGCCTCACGATCGAGCTTGCAGCATCGATCGCATCGCTTCTTCTCACCACAGAGGCGATCATCACCGATGAGCCGAAAGAGGAAGGAGCTGCAGCTCCTGCCCCTGCAATGCCAGGCGGCATGGGCTACTAA
- a CDS encoding co-chaperone GroES, whose translation METQKKVSLRPLGDRILVQRLEQEETLKGGIILPDSAKKKQEMAEVVAVGKGKEHPIPVKVGDTVLMDKYSGQEVTVEDEEFIVLRADDLIAIVE comes from the coding sequence ATGGAAACTCAAAAAAAAGTCTCTCTTAGACCCCTCGGGGATCGCATCCTTGTTCAACGCCTAGAACAAGAAGAAACCCTCAAAGGAGGGATCATCCTCCCCGATAGCGCTAAGAAAAAACAAGAAATGGCCGAGGTCGTTGCCGTCGGAAAAGGAAAAGAGCACCCTATCCCCGTCAAAGTAGGCGATACAGTCCTCATGGATAAGTACTCCGGACAGGAAGTGACCGTTGAAGATGAAGAATTTATCGTGCTACGCGCCGATGACCTGATTGCAATTGTTGAATAA